Proteins encoded together in one Styela clava chromosome 12, kaStyClav1.hap1.2, whole genome shotgun sequence window:
- the LOC144430344 gene encoding uncharacterized protein LOC144430344 — protein sequence MAEANPPEELRLAAEPRVINNVFHIGAIHNECHHHHEDIIHNHVSPPARGIATQLVVAIPEEIKDDWANVLSVVSKTWETLYNKIMVDIRDKNMKGGDRVRNALASICKHLKTQSLEELVIEDYFVRQFVGKVKDVMNMGSILAEKQLNILSIICFYVAAKLHHISTKRNFSVLGIKETVEKITLFIKKITKEDNMMEKVIHSCVLPLLLEMSELVPCVADAEPKVKFINEVWCLYNVALCYYYCDIREKSVTVNLSVTQLMEKEYNNDAVKRRVFGHCHHNAALAYSENNQFGEAIEHYRVAVESYEKATDWASENHMNEKVKLTIEYLRRAEYAKIDIYIIIYMKTRFTCSITYSSVLMNRLLITRVKCKKKLDQRQT from the exons ATGGCAGAAGCAAATCCACCTGAAGAACTGCGGCTGGCAGCAGAGCCACGAGTtattaacaatgttttccacatTGGTGCAATACATAATGAATGCCATCATCATCATGAAGATATAATACATAATCACGT ATCTCCACCTGCTCGCGGCATAGCTACTCAACTGG TGGTGGCAATACCGGAAGAAATTAAAGACGATTGGGCCAACGTTTTATCAGTAGTTAGTAAAACATGGGAGACACTCTACAATAAAATAATGGTAGACATTCGCGACAAGAACATGAAAGGTGGAGACAGAGTGAGAAATGCTCTGGCTTCAATATGCAAACATCTGAAGACGCAAAGTTTAgaagaacttgtaatagaagattattttgtgcgACAATTTGTCGGTAAAGTAAAAGATGTAATGAACATGGGGAGTATATTAGCGGAAAAACAGTTGAATATTCTTTCTATCATCTGTTTTTATGTTGCTGCAAAACTGCATCACATCAGTACAAAACGCAATTTCTCTGTTCTGGGAATAAAGGAGACTGtagaaaaaataacattatttattAAGAAAATCACCAAAGAGGACAACATGATGGAAAAAGTCATTCACAGTTGTGTTCTACCCCTCCTGCTGGAGATGTCTGAGTTGGTACCATGCGTTGCAGATGCAGAGCCAAAAGTGAAATTTATTAACGAAGTCTGGTGTTTATATAACGTCGCTCTCTGCTATTACTACTGTGATATTCGAGAGAAATCTGTGACGGTCAACTTATCCGTCACTCAACTTATGGAAAAGGAATATAACAACGACGCCGTCAAACGTCGAGTATTCGGACATTGTCATCACAATGCTGCACTTGCTTACAGCGAAAACAATCAATTTGGTGAAGCAATTGAACATTACAGGGTGGCCGTCGAGTCTTATGAGAAAGCCACTGATTGGGCCAGTGAAAACCATATGAATGAAAAAGTCAAACTCACGATAGAATATCTGAGAAGAGCAGAATACGCAAAAATTgacatatatataattatatacatgAAAACACGTTTCACTTGTTCTATTACGTACAGTTCAGTGTTAATGAATAGACTGCTAATAACCAGAGTAAAGTGTAAAAAAAAGTTAGACCAGCGCCAAACTTAA